The proteins below come from a single Mugil cephalus isolate CIBA_MC_2020 chromosome 7, CIBA_Mcephalus_1.1, whole genome shotgun sequence genomic window:
- the oc90 gene encoding otoconin-90 isoform X1 — protein sequence MILVLMLVLSAPHGEFRVTSSLPVCLHHFLFVFITSCLSSALPAGSSFFCLDSEAGDQNPDHVIDCLGLSFTWIHSLFHNFPSLLNFALKLRCETGICPRDLEDYGCSCRREAVGNPVDGLDACCQTHRLCYQSAAPCRQELPPPPYNFSCEAAANSSCDVGDLCRRRFCECDRAAVECMSQSSYNSTLRGFEESSCSSENTTDVIGSSAEAEEVFRGADYLSAVNDSTSYSLFNSSLLSAETETLTSVRVDDVLDFTGTDHGDLVPPRPGGPSLLTPPDDGEEEEEALSFTLKDLNETVTEEALEQEEINEDPMTQTSSRDAVSFFFGEETSTNETVTNQTVTNQTVTNQTVTNQTVTNQTVTPTPFADVSPSAQTTTPQRTTAPQRTTTPQRTTTPREQTSEEEPSEENGSVISLVSVRPQISPDPEITTTMIPTERSSEEEEEEEEEEEEEQQEAASDEHSPGGVSSSLRPATPSSSEPGTEGGGGGGGGGGGENREGPETISRVTTPGPGPGPGPTRTTTRTTTRTTTRTSSSSLTDASLEEDVTPPPPPPAPPAAPRPPGGGETTSSSTSSSTSSSSSSSPTPRPPPETRVTVTPPSEEEEEEETETRDKPPCEDGDAADSSQEKDWDLVQKRTVPFFAWSLLESVGLTELQLEDDVTECSLSFRVFGGDGRVLRDMPSLGEMIHCLTGRCPHEYEMYGCYCGQEGSGQPLDQLDRCCFFHLCCLSQIRSLGCRAERRLSAHISCDDRKPRCEGVSICDKLQCVCDKTTAMCMAAAHFNHSLPTQRCQGGAPACRQASRPPKAPPRPPPPPPPPSSEESEEEPVPPPDSDESSDMKEEHNSAPPPPPPPAPPASSEEVREPTEVSWIQTHDHRPSQDTRPEIEEENEEEEEEKEAEEEEEEEEEEEEEEEEEEEEEGGV from the exons ATGATCCTGGTCCTGATGTTGGTCCTGTCTGCTCCTCACGGTGAGTTCAGGGTCActtcctcacttcctgtttgtcttcatcacttcctgtttgtcttcatcacttcctgtttgtcttcagcGCTTCCTGCTGgctcctccttcttctgtctGGACTCTGAGGCTGGAGACCAGAACCCAGACCACGTGATTG ACTGCCTCGGCCTCAGCTTCACATGGATCCACTCTCTCTTCCATAATTTCCCGTCGCTGCTGAACTTTGCGTTGAAGCTCCGCTGTGAGACGGGGATTTGTCCTCGTGACCTGGAGGATTACGGCTGCTCCTGCAGACGTGAGGCAGTGGGAAACCCGGTGGATGGTCTGGACGC ctgctgtcagactcaCAGACTGTGTTACCAGAGTGCTGCCCCCTGCAGGCAGGAGCTGCCTCCACCTCCGTACAACTTCagctgtgaagcagcagcaaacTCCAGCTGTg ATGTCGGTGACTTGTGTCGGCGGAGGTTCTGTGAATGTGACCGAGCTGCCGTCGAGTGCATGAGTCAGAGTTCGTACAACTCGACACTGAGAGGCTTCGAGGAgtccagctgctcctctgagaaTACGACGG ACGTGATCGGCAGCAGCGCGGAGGCTGAGGAGGTCTTTAGAGGAGCAG attATTTGTCTGCAGTGAACGACTCTACGAGCTACTCGCTCTTCAACTCTTCCCTCCTGTCGGCAG agacagagacgctaACGAGCGTCAGAGTGGACGACGTCCTGGACTTCACAGGGACGGACCACGGAGACCTCGTCCCCCCTCGGCCGGGTGGCCCCTCCCTCCTGACCCCCCCTG AtgacggagaggaggaagaggaggctctGAGTTTCACGCTTAAAG ATCTGAACGAGACTGTGACGGAGGAAGCACTCGAGCAGGAGGAGATAAATGAGGATCCGATGACCCAGACGAGCAGCCGGG atgcggtttctttcttctttggtgAAGAGACGTCGACGAATGAAACGGTGACGAATCAAACGGTGACGAATCAAACGGTGACCAATCAAACGGTGACCAATCAAACGGTGACGAATCAAACGGTGACACCGACACCGTTCGCTGACGTTTCACCGTCGGCTCAGACTACAACTCCTCAGAGGACTACAGCTCCTCAGAGGACTACAACTCCTCAGAGGACTACAACTCCCAGAGAGCAGACGTCTGAGGAGGAGCCTTCTGAGGAAAATG GTTCTGTCATCTCCCTGGTCTCTGTCAGACCTCAGATCAGCCCAGACCCTGAAATAACCACCACCATGATACCGACTGAAAGGtcatctgaggaggaggaggaggaagaggaggaggaggaggaagaacagcaGGAAGCAGCGTCTGATGAGCACA gtccaggaggCGTCAGCTCCTCTTTAAGACCAGCAACTCCTTCATCTTCAGAACcggggacggagggaggaggaggaggaggaggaggaggaggaggagagaacagagaag GACCAGAGACAATCAGCAGAGTTACaacaccaggaccaggacctggacctggaccgaCCAGAACCACAACTAGAACCACAACTAGAACCACAACTAGAACCAGTTCCTCCTCCCTGACTGACGCTTCACTGGAGGAGGAcgtcacacctcctcctcctcctcctgctcctcctgctgctccccGTCCACCAGGTGGAG GTGAAactacctcctcctccacctcctcctccacctcctcctcctcctcctcctcaccaacGCCCAGACCTCCTCCAGAGACCAGAGTCACTGTGACTCCTccatctgaggaggaggaggaggaggagacagagaccagagacaaACCTCCGTGTGAGGACGGAGACGCAGCCGACAGCTCTCAGGAGAaag ACTGGGACCTGGTCCAGAAGAGGACGGTCCCGTTCTTTGCCTGGTCTCTGCTGGAGTCAGTTGGACTCACTGAGTTACAGCTGGAGGACGACGTCACAG AGTGCAGTCTGTCCTTCAGGGTGTTTGGAGGGGACGGTCGAGTCCTGAGGGACATGCCGTCTCTGGGGGAGATGATCCACTGTCTCACAGGACGCTGTCCTCACGAGTACGAGATGTACGGATGTTACTGTGGACAAGAGGGAAGTGGACAACCTCTGGACCAGCTGGACAG atgtTGCTTCTTCCATCTGTGCTGCCTGAGTCAGATCAGGTCTCTGGGCTGTAGAGCAGAGAGGAGGCTCAGCGCTCACATCTCCTGTGACGACAGGAAACCACGAT GTGAGGGCGTGTCCATCTGTGAcaagctgcagtgtgtgtgtgataagaCCACAGCCATGTGCATGGCGGCCGCTCACTTCAACCACAGCCTCCCGACCCAGCGCTGCCAGGGGGGGGCGCCAGCGTGCCGCCAGGCCAGCAGACCTCCCAAAGCGCCcccccgacctcctcctcctcctcctcctccgtccagcgaggagagcgaggaggagCCGGTCCCGCCTCCAGACAG TGATGAGAGCTCTGACATGAAGGAGGAGCACaactctgctcctcctcctcctcctcctcctgctcctcctgcctccAGTGAGGAGGTCAGGGAGCCGACAGAAGTTAGTTGGATTCAAACTCACGACCACCGGCCGAGTCAAGACACACGACCagagatagaagaagaaaacgaggaagaggaggaagaaaaagaagcagaagaagaagaagaggaggaggaggaggaggaggaggaggaggaggaggaggaggaggaggagggaggagtctAG
- the oc90 gene encoding otoconin-90 isoform X2: MILVLMLVLSAPHALPAGSSFFCLDSEAGDQNPDHVIDCLGLSFTWIHSLFHNFPSLLNFALKLRCETGICPRDLEDYGCSCRREAVGNPVDGLDACCQTHRLCYQSAAPCRQELPPPPYNFSCEAAANSSCDVGDLCRRRFCECDRAAVECMSQSSYNSTLRGFEESSCSSENTTDVIGSSAEAEEVFRGADYLSAVNDSTSYSLFNSSLLSAETETLTSVRVDDVLDFTGTDHGDLVPPRPGGPSLLTPPDDGEEEEEALSFTLKDLNETVTEEALEQEEINEDPMTQTSSRDAVSFFFGEETSTNETVTNQTVTNQTVTNQTVTNQTVTNQTVTPTPFADVSPSAQTTTPQRTTAPQRTTTPQRTTTPREQTSEEEPSEENGSVISLVSVRPQISPDPEITTTMIPTERSSEEEEEEEEEEEEEQQEAASDEHSPGGVSSSLRPATPSSSEPGTEGGGGGGGGGGGENREGPETISRVTTPGPGPGPGPTRTTTRTTTRTTTRTSSSSLTDASLEEDVTPPPPPPAPPAAPRPPGGGETTSSSTSSSTSSSSSSSPTPRPPPETRVTVTPPSEEEEEEETETRDKPPCEDGDAADSSQEKDWDLVQKRTVPFFAWSLLESVGLTELQLEDDVTECSLSFRVFGGDGRVLRDMPSLGEMIHCLTGRCPHEYEMYGCYCGQEGSGQPLDQLDRCCFFHLCCLSQIRSLGCRAERRLSAHISCDDRKPRCEGVSICDKLQCVCDKTTAMCMAAAHFNHSLPTQRCQGGAPACRQASRPPKAPPRPPPPPPPPSSEESEEEPVPPPDSDESSDMKEEHNSAPPPPPPPAPPASSEEVREPTEVSWIQTHDHRPSQDTRPEIEEENEEEEEEKEAEEEEEEEEEEEEEEEEEEEEEGGV; the protein is encoded by the exons ATGATCCTGGTCCTGATGTTGGTCCTGTCTGCTCCTCACG cGCTTCCTGCTGgctcctccttcttctgtctGGACTCTGAGGCTGGAGACCAGAACCCAGACCACGTGATTG ACTGCCTCGGCCTCAGCTTCACATGGATCCACTCTCTCTTCCATAATTTCCCGTCGCTGCTGAACTTTGCGTTGAAGCTCCGCTGTGAGACGGGGATTTGTCCTCGTGACCTGGAGGATTACGGCTGCTCCTGCAGACGTGAGGCAGTGGGAAACCCGGTGGATGGTCTGGACGC ctgctgtcagactcaCAGACTGTGTTACCAGAGTGCTGCCCCCTGCAGGCAGGAGCTGCCTCCACCTCCGTACAACTTCagctgtgaagcagcagcaaacTCCAGCTGTg ATGTCGGTGACTTGTGTCGGCGGAGGTTCTGTGAATGTGACCGAGCTGCCGTCGAGTGCATGAGTCAGAGTTCGTACAACTCGACACTGAGAGGCTTCGAGGAgtccagctgctcctctgagaaTACGACGG ACGTGATCGGCAGCAGCGCGGAGGCTGAGGAGGTCTTTAGAGGAGCAG attATTTGTCTGCAGTGAACGACTCTACGAGCTACTCGCTCTTCAACTCTTCCCTCCTGTCGGCAG agacagagacgctaACGAGCGTCAGAGTGGACGACGTCCTGGACTTCACAGGGACGGACCACGGAGACCTCGTCCCCCCTCGGCCGGGTGGCCCCTCCCTCCTGACCCCCCCTG AtgacggagaggaggaagaggaggctctGAGTTTCACGCTTAAAG ATCTGAACGAGACTGTGACGGAGGAAGCACTCGAGCAGGAGGAGATAAATGAGGATCCGATGACCCAGACGAGCAGCCGGG atgcggtttctttcttctttggtgAAGAGACGTCGACGAATGAAACGGTGACGAATCAAACGGTGACGAATCAAACGGTGACCAATCAAACGGTGACCAATCAAACGGTGACGAATCAAACGGTGACACCGACACCGTTCGCTGACGTTTCACCGTCGGCTCAGACTACAACTCCTCAGAGGACTACAGCTCCTCAGAGGACTACAACTCCTCAGAGGACTACAACTCCCAGAGAGCAGACGTCTGAGGAGGAGCCTTCTGAGGAAAATG GTTCTGTCATCTCCCTGGTCTCTGTCAGACCTCAGATCAGCCCAGACCCTGAAATAACCACCACCATGATACCGACTGAAAGGtcatctgaggaggaggaggaggaagaggaggaggaggaggaagaacagcaGGAAGCAGCGTCTGATGAGCACA gtccaggaggCGTCAGCTCCTCTTTAAGACCAGCAACTCCTTCATCTTCAGAACcggggacggagggaggaggaggaggaggaggaggaggaggaggagagaacagagaag GACCAGAGACAATCAGCAGAGTTACaacaccaggaccaggacctggacctggaccgaCCAGAACCACAACTAGAACCACAACTAGAACCACAACTAGAACCAGTTCCTCCTCCCTGACTGACGCTTCACTGGAGGAGGAcgtcacacctcctcctcctcctcctgctcctcctgctgctccccGTCCACCAGGTGGAG GTGAAactacctcctcctccacctcctcctccacctcctcctcctcctcctcctcaccaacGCCCAGACCTCCTCCAGAGACCAGAGTCACTGTGACTCCTccatctgaggaggaggaggaggaggagacagagaccagagacaaACCTCCGTGTGAGGACGGAGACGCAGCCGACAGCTCTCAGGAGAaag ACTGGGACCTGGTCCAGAAGAGGACGGTCCCGTTCTTTGCCTGGTCTCTGCTGGAGTCAGTTGGACTCACTGAGTTACAGCTGGAGGACGACGTCACAG AGTGCAGTCTGTCCTTCAGGGTGTTTGGAGGGGACGGTCGAGTCCTGAGGGACATGCCGTCTCTGGGGGAGATGATCCACTGTCTCACAGGACGCTGTCCTCACGAGTACGAGATGTACGGATGTTACTGTGGACAAGAGGGAAGTGGACAACCTCTGGACCAGCTGGACAG atgtTGCTTCTTCCATCTGTGCTGCCTGAGTCAGATCAGGTCTCTGGGCTGTAGAGCAGAGAGGAGGCTCAGCGCTCACATCTCCTGTGACGACAGGAAACCACGAT GTGAGGGCGTGTCCATCTGTGAcaagctgcagtgtgtgtgtgataagaCCACAGCCATGTGCATGGCGGCCGCTCACTTCAACCACAGCCTCCCGACCCAGCGCTGCCAGGGGGGGGCGCCAGCGTGCCGCCAGGCCAGCAGACCTCCCAAAGCGCCcccccgacctcctcctcctcctcctcctccgtccagcgaggagagcgaggaggagCCGGTCCCGCCTCCAGACAG TGATGAGAGCTCTGACATGAAGGAGGAGCACaactctgctcctcctcctcctcctcctcctgctcctcctgcctccAGTGAGGAGGTCAGGGAGCCGACAGAAGTTAGTTGGATTCAAACTCACGACCACCGGCCGAGTCAAGACACACGACCagagatagaagaagaaaacgaggaagaggaggaagaaaaagaagcagaagaagaagaagaggaggaggaggaggaggaggaggaggaggaggaggaggaggaggaggagggaggagtctAG